A genomic window from Cucumis melo cultivar AY chromosome 8, USDA_Cmelo_AY_1.0, whole genome shotgun sequence includes:
- the PIP2-6 gene encoding aquaporin PIP2-6 (The RefSeq protein has 1 substitution compared to this genomic sequence), with protein sequence MSNNIDGRSNVKDYQDPPPAPLIDSDEFSQWSFYRAIIAEFVATLLFLYILVLTVIGNARLSDTNICGGVGALGISWAVGGMIFVLVYCTAGISGGHINPAVTFGMLLARKISLVRALSYILAQCLGAICGCGLAKSLQQTYYVQYNGAANMVSDEYSIGTGLAAEIIGTFVLVYTVFSATDPKRNARDSHVPVLAPLPIGFAVIMVHLATIPITGTGINPARSLGAAVIFNKAKAWDHHWIFWVGPFIGAAIAAIYHVVIIRAGTIKALASFRSSSAL encoded by the exons ATGTCCAACAACATTGATGGAAGAAGCAATGTCAAGGACTACCAAGACCCACCTCCCGCTCCCCTCATCGACTCCGACGAGTTCTCTCAATGGTCATTTTACAGAGCCATTATCGCTGAGTTCGTTGCCACGCTTCTCTTCTTGTACATTCTTGTTCTCACTGTCATTGGCAATGCCAGACTCTCCGACACCAATATCTGCGGCGGCGTCGGCGCTTTAGGCATTTCCTGGGCCGTCGGCGGCATGATCTTCGTCCTTGTTTATTGCACTGCCGGAATTTCTG GTGGCCATATTAATCCGGCGGTGACGTTCGGTATGCTGTTAGCTCGAAAAATCTCCCTAGTCAGAGCTTTTTCTTACATTTTGGCTCAATGTTTGGGCGCAATTTGTGGATGTGGTTTAGCTAAATCATTACAACAGACTTATTACGTTCAGTACAACGGCGCAGCCAATATGGTGTCAGATGAGTACAGCATCGGCACCGGCTTAGCCGCAGAGATAATCGGGACTTTTGTTCTTGTTTACACTGTCTTCTCCGCCACCGACCCCAAAAGAAACGCTAGAGATTCTCACGTCCCA GTTTTGGCACCACTCCCAATTGGGTTCGCTGTGATTATGGTTCATTTAGCTACCATTCCGATCACCGGCACCGGCATCAACCCAGCTAGAAGCTTAGGAGCTGCTGTGATCTTTAACAAAGCCAAGGCCTGGGATCATCAT TGGATCTTTTGGGTTGGGCCATTCATTGGAGCTGCCATTGCTGCAATTTATCATGTAGTGATAATAAGGGCAGGAACCATTAAAGCTCTGGCTTCCTTCAGAAGTTCATCTGCTCTATAA